In a single window of the Olivibacter sp. SDN3 genome:
- a CDS encoding ABC transporter permease has product MKLLLRAEILKVIKQSKTYYALGAVFVIELLILITAYYQGSTILDVLLDNLKQSFFFEGTLLNGNLILYIVLNSLWFNLPLILMIITSSMLTDEYKDGTMQTVLLQAVKKWKFITAKYLIAIGFTLFVMAFMMISTCLLAYTAFGKGDLVVYLNTLNFFESADAFKRICWAFACGSMVMIFYSVISVTLAIFLKEATKTWIVAALVLVVTNLLLKIDFGAAFMNILFFPKLVDTWQEFFYYETDWKRVFMNNTVLALYSVLLIFIGTFVFHKRDIE; this is encoded by the coding sequence ATGAAGCTGTTATTACGAGCCGAAATTTTAAAAGTAATCAAACAGAGTAAAACTTATTATGCTTTGGGAGCTGTTTTCGTAATAGAACTGTTAATTCTGATAACAGCGTACTATCAGGGAAGTACCATTCTGGATGTGTTGCTCGATAACCTGAAGCAGTCATTCTTTTTTGAGGGTACTTTGCTGAACGGTAACCTGATTTTGTACATTGTGTTGAATTCCTTATGGTTTAATTTGCCGCTCATATTGATGATTATTACCTCTAGTATGCTAACAGATGAATATAAGGATGGTACGATGCAAACAGTACTTTTGCAAGCGGTGAAGAAATGGAAGTTCATAACTGCAAAATACCTGATAGCGATCGGTTTCACTTTATTCGTGATGGCTTTCATGATGATTAGTACGTGCTTGCTTGCCTATACCGCTTTTGGTAAAGGTGACTTGGTGGTATACCTAAATACACTGAATTTTTTTGAATCGGCTGATGCTTTCAAACGGATTTGTTGGGCCTTTGCCTGTGGTAGTATGGTGATGATTTTTTACAGCGTGATCAGCGTCACGCTTGCTATCTTTTTAAAGGAAGCGACTAAAACCTGGATAGTGGCAGCACTGGTTCTGGTAGTTACCAATTTATTGTTGAAAATAGACTTTGGCGCAGCTTTTATGAATATATTGTTTTTCCCGAAGTTGGTAGATACCTGGCAGGAATTTTTCTATTATGAAACTGATTGGAAAAGGGTCTTCATGAACAATACAGTACTCGCACTATATAGCGTTTTACTGATATTTATCGGTACTTTTGTTTTTCACAAACGAGATATAGAATGA
- a CDS encoding amidohydrolase family protein, translating into MMKILANTFFLAVTAFIFCTCENRQDNTSVSADAVLLRNATIIDGTGADALQQTDILIEDSLITAIGQHLDTSGIASVIDLTGKTVVPAFISAHVHVGTLKGTDATGKNYTRDNILRQLKKYADYGILNVLSMGTDRPLLFENGLYDSLKNGQLEGASMYSAGYGFGAPQGAPPMGSAMDKVYRPDSITEVAAKIDSLASLNVQAVKIWVDDFGGEVKKIDSAVYKTIISEAHRHNIAVVAHAYYLSDAHQLVADGVDVIGHSIRDQEVDDSLLMQMKEKDVKYIPTLTLDEFAYIYAIKPDWIEETFFKEALEPGVYEMITSADYQKKMKEAAAYTKNKAAFETALINLKKIFDAGILVALGTDSGASPVRAQGFAEHRELALLVRAGLTPLQAITVATQNAAKVLKIDDRFGTLEKGKIADLIVLNGNPLDDIKNTQMIEAVYKKGKAVSTGPIKD; encoded by the coding sequence ATGATGAAAATACTGGCAAACACATTTTTCTTAGCAGTGACGGCGTTCATTTTCTGCACCTGCGAGAATAGACAGGATAATACATCTGTTTCGGCGGATGCGGTTTTGTTGCGAAATGCTACGATCATAGATGGCACTGGCGCGGATGCACTGCAACAGACGGATATCTTAATAGAAGACAGCCTGATTACGGCTATAGGTCAACATCTTGACACCTCTGGTATAGCCTCGGTTATCGATCTTACGGGAAAAACGGTGGTGCCTGCCTTTATTAGTGCCCACGTACATGTTGGTACCTTAAAGGGCACAGACGCCACAGGGAAAAATTATACAAGAGATAACATACTTCGCCAGTTGAAGAAGTACGCGGATTATGGGATTCTAAATGTTTTATCGATGGGCACAGATAGACCGTTATTGTTCGAAAATGGGCTGTATGATTCGCTGAAAAATGGCCAACTTGAAGGCGCTTCGATGTATTCTGCCGGTTATGGTTTCGGAGCACCTCAGGGAGCCCCTCCTATGGGCAGTGCAATGGATAAGGTTTATCGGCCAGATAGTATTACGGAAGTGGCTGCCAAGATTGATAGCTTGGCAAGCTTGAATGTACAAGCCGTTAAGATATGGGTAGATGATTTCGGAGGTGAGGTAAAAAAAATCGATAGCGCTGTTTATAAAACCATTATTTCTGAAGCGCATAGACATAATATAGCGGTTGTTGCCCATGCCTATTACCTTAGCGATGCCCACCAACTTGTAGCTGATGGTGTAGATGTTATCGGACATAGCATCAGGGATCAAGAGGTGGACGATAGCTTATTGATGCAGATGAAAGAAAAAGATGTAAAATATATACCTACGCTTACTTTAGATGAGTTTGCCTATATTTATGCCATTAAACCCGATTGGATAGAGGAGACATTTTTTAAGGAGGCTTTGGAACCCGGGGTGTACGAAATGATCACTTCGGCCGACTACCAGAAAAAAATGAAGGAAGCTGCCGCCTACACTAAAAATAAAGCAGCTTTTGAAACGGCACTTATTAATCTGAAAAAGATTTTTGATGCTGGTATTTTGGTTGCATTGGGCACAGATTCTGGTGCTTCTCCAGTGAGGGCACAGGGTTTTGCCGAGCACCGTGAACTAGCGCTTTTGGTACGGGCAGGATTGACACCTTTACAGGCCATTACCGTGGCAACCCAAAATGCAGCAAAAGTATTGAAGATAGACGACCGTTTTGGAACCTTGGAAAAGGGGAAAATAGCCGACCTGATTGTGCTTAATGGAAACCCGCTGGATGATATCAAAAACACCCAAATGATTGAAGCTGTATATAAGAAGGGCAAAGCTGTAAGTACAGGTCCAATAAAGGATTAA
- a CDS encoding AraC family transcriptional regulator — MKQLRQFAPLVVEELVENSFHAPLHHQNYYEIIYIVSGSGTHKINQNRFHYQSGDLFLISPEDEHHFEIAEQTHFIFIKFTDDYYPIYTGMNLSKEPIGIAPLLLMRHKLLKEVKLSFFPPFTTILKNVMDNIVTYWHFYENMRSALIYQQITTILCIISETLDRTHINLKKEQVPSNSVLYYLHEHIYEPDKLLIKNIATKFGIAPNYFSTWFKRTFDISYKEYINRYRYQLIRRRIDHEKQKLKQVANEFGFTDESHLSHFLKKQEEANRPRSI, encoded by the coding sequence ATGAAACAACTCAGGCAGTTCGCTCCATTAGTAGTAGAAGAGTTAGTAGAAAATAGTTTTCACGCCCCTTTACATCATCAGAATTATTATGAAATTATCTATATTGTGAGCGGAAGCGGTACACATAAAATCAACCAGAACCGTTTCCACTATCAGTCTGGCGACCTCTTTCTAATATCACCTGAGGATGAACATCATTTTGAGATAGCCGAACAAACCCATTTTATCTTTATAAAATTTACAGATGACTATTACCCTATTTATACCGGGATGAATCTGTCTAAGGAACCGATTGGAATAGCCCCGCTATTGCTGATGCGTCATAAGTTGCTTAAGGAGGTTAAGCTGTCATTTTTCCCACCTTTTACAACGATATTAAAAAACGTAATGGACAATATCGTAACCTACTGGCACTTTTATGAGAATATGCGCTCAGCGCTCATCTACCAACAGATAACTACCATTCTCTGCATTATTTCAGAAACACTCGACAGAACCCACATTAACCTAAAAAAAGAGCAGGTACCGTCAAATTCGGTATTATATTATTTACATGAACATATTTATGAGCCGGATAAGCTACTGATCAAAAACATCGCCACCAAATTTGGTATTGCTCCCAATTACTTCAGTACTTGGTTTAAAAGGACCTTTGATATATCCTATAAGGAGTACATCAACCGATACCGTTATCAGCTAATTCGCCGAAGAATCGACCACGAAAAGCAAAAATTGAAACAAGTTGCGAATGAGTTTGGTTTTACTGACGAAAGCCATCTCTCGCATTTTCTAAAAAAACAAGAAGAAGCAAACCGGCCTCGATCGATTTAA
- a CDS encoding CidA/LrgA family protein: MMKQWTFIFICLALGELIVAVTGLKLPASIVGMLLLTFFLKLKWIKVDAVDKAAAVLLHNMGLFFVPAGVAIICYVDVISRSFWSIIIASMVSTVVILAVTGWTHQLLRKKR; the protein is encoded by the coding sequence ATGATGAAACAATGGACTTTTATATTTATTTGCTTAGCATTAGGTGAGCTGATTGTGGCAGTCACAGGCCTGAAGTTACCTGCTAGCATTGTGGGAATGCTTTTGCTTACGTTTTTTCTTAAGTTAAAATGGATAAAAGTAGACGCTGTGGACAAGGCTGCAGCTGTTCTGCTTCACAATATGGGACTTTTTTTTGTGCCAGCAGGCGTGGCGATTATTTGTTACGTGGATGTTATCAGTAGATCTTTTTGGTCGATCATTATAGCTTCTATGGTCAGTACTGTAGTTATATTGGCGGTAACGGGTTGGACGCATCAATTGCTCAGAAAAAAGAGATGA
- a CDS encoding LrgB family protein has protein sequence MKNIFVSPAFSIAVTLACYFFALKLHKRTMLFFLHPILVSIALLITLLTIFHVEYEQYEEGSRMLSYLLKPAVVALGVPLFRQLEKIKKQVLLIVISQLVGCVFGIISVVLTAWLMGATREVIFSIAPKSVTTPIAMEVSREIGGIPSLTACIVIIAGILGASSGYVIMKLFRIDNPIAQGLSMGTAAHAIGTAKSMDISPTFGAFSSLGLIINGILTALLAPYILRLLAIWIPL, from the coding sequence ATGAAAAATATATTTGTTAGCCCAGCTTTTTCCATAGCTGTTACATTAGCTTGTTATTTTTTTGCATTAAAGCTCCATAAGCGCACCATGCTGTTTTTTTTACATCCCATTCTCGTGTCTATAGCGCTACTGATCACGCTATTGACGATCTTTCATGTCGAATATGAACAATATGAAGAGGGCAGTCGTATGCTCTCCTATTTATTGAAACCAGCGGTGGTAGCCTTGGGTGTGCCTCTTTTTAGACAGTTGGAGAAAATCAAAAAGCAAGTGTTACTTATTGTTATCAGTCAGCTTGTTGGTTGCGTATTCGGCATTATCAGCGTTGTTCTGACCGCTTGGTTGATGGGTGCAACCAGAGAAGTGATTTTTTCCATTGCACCTAAATCCGTTACCACTCCCATTGCCATGGAGGTATCCCGGGAAATTGGCGGAATTCCTTCTTTAACAGCTTGCATCGTCATCATAGCAGGTATTTTAGGCGCCTCATCCGGATACGTAATTATGAAGCTCTTTAGAATAGATAATCCGATAGCTCAAGGGCTGTCTATGGGGACGGCAGCTCATGCCATCGGTACTGCTAAATCTATGGATATCAGCCCTACTTTTGGCGCATTCTCCAGTTTGGGACTGATTATAAATGGCATACTAACGGCTCTCCTTGCGCCATATATTTTACGACTATTAGCCATTTGGATTCCCCTGTAA
- a CDS encoding HAD-IIA family hydrolase, translated as MKYGLLIDMDGVIYGGETMIQGADRFISYLMENNIPFAFMTNNSQRTALEVVRKLKRLGITVTENHVYTSAMATAKFLASQNPNGTAYVLGEGGLLTSLYENGIKQVETDPEFVVLGEGRNFTLEMVLRAVDMILAGAKFITTNRDPSPKKPGWNNLGIAATTAMIEEATGREAFVIGKPSPVMMRSARKFLGLETAETTVIGDTMETDIQGGVQMGYKTILVLSGIAKKEDLERYAFKPDLVVGSVDEIKFPLEWWR; from the coding sequence ATGAAATACGGACTTTTAATTGATATGGATGGGGTTATTTATGGAGGAGAGACGATGATTCAGGGTGCTGATCGTTTCATCAGTTACCTTATGGAAAACAACATACCTTTTGCTTTCATGACCAATAACAGTCAGCGTACAGCTCTTGAAGTTGTTCGGAAACTTAAAAGGTTGGGGATAACGGTTACTGAAAATCATGTGTATACCAGCGCTATGGCTACAGCTAAGTTTTTGGCAAGCCAAAACCCCAACGGTACAGCCTATGTGTTGGGAGAAGGTGGGCTGTTAACCAGCTTGTATGAAAATGGAATTAAACAGGTAGAGACCGATCCAGAGTTTGTTGTGTTGGGAGAGGGAAGGAATTTTACCTTGGAAATGGTTCTGCGCGCTGTAGATATGATATTGGCAGGTGCCAAATTTATCACAACGAACAGAGATCCCTCTCCCAAAAAACCTGGCTGGAACAATTTGGGAATTGCCGCTACTACCGCAATGATAGAGGAGGCTACAGGGAGGGAAGCTTTTGTGATAGGTAAACCAAGCCCTGTAATGATGCGTTCGGCCAGAAAGTTTTTGGGTTTGGAAACTGCTGAGACTACGGTAATAGGTGATACCATGGAAACTGACATACAAGGTGGTGTACAGATGGGCTATAAGACAATTTTGGTGCTCTCCGGCATTGCCAAAAAAGAAGATTTAGAGAGGTATGCTTTTAAACCTGATCTGGTAGTAGGGTCTGTCGACGAAATAAAATTTCCGCTTGAGTGGTGGCGATGA
- a CDS encoding lipopolysaccharide assembly protein LapB, with the protein MDSKTVFELRKEAQSLSGIEKLNKLNNALNISRNLYLEDSSDEWIQKAFAWVLIDLCKYYLAERNLNQAGVCYNELNTINFRGYDDDIIENQKNFLRPKIDTNYSEVQRAEELSRNGNHQEALAIFKNLISQNRLTELHHESYGWVIYRYIKAEESNLSSVEVRTFFRDYMNLKNERPSMLHSMILNFALNYSKTHSDFKFYNFFLLWNPDNLRYEDLHDGYKDGKDIPSLISRICREFVNSDTEINIEEFLSKIDLGKETVLDFFRETIFWNIFNAHKENKFSELWNLFEQYNNNYSKHGQSKWHSEILSLAERFMKENDEWRFLNFFKNWNPENLRTDDWKETKKDEHIYKPLATKAIKKAFEVMKTQTSEQNSSWLIQPYEKAIKLFPDDEWLLREKALLHFKNNELELAIKIYKQLVLELADKHYVWQEFSDCIVSENSLKIGMLSKALSLEKNEDFLGDIHLDLAKVLIDENLLENALVELEAYKKHREIKGWKLSSVFDELHKKASSVKQSLKDNQELYKKYIPFAESFAYADFDCTEVVLADKWRDEKGKERLTFTDGKTIEFAISKNRFEVLKQSELGQIFKFKLYKQEIKKEVEAKFAWFGKTVITEYKYIPLIADKTEKKHWEILNDIFAVVDYINKEKNIIHAITTENKEVFFPQIKNELQIGDFVTAKSYIKKVKDENRTELRQIQKIDKGSVISKFQTQIAIVDGVNEQKQLFHFVISSKLQGIVRFTETNLRPSEGDFIKLSFATKTDKDKKIRVKILSIELTEEANPNLRKDIVGFLEVKYKDYNYEEEDPDFAFIGDYYVPKYLLEKHNITGDCKVNARAIYAGDKWKVTEVQKT; encoded by the coding sequence ATGGACTCTAAAACCGTTTTTGAATTGCGAAAAGAAGCACAGAGTTTATCAGGGATTGAAAAACTCAATAAGCTAAACAATGCTCTAAATATCTCACGAAATCTATACTTAGAGGATAGTTCAGATGAATGGATTCAAAAAGCATTTGCTTGGGTTCTAATAGATTTGTGTAAATACTATTTAGCAGAAAGAAACTTGAATCAAGCAGGAGTATGTTATAACGAACTTAATACAATAAACTTTCGAGGTTATGATGATGATATAATTGAAAATCAAAAAAACTTTCTTCGTCCAAAGATTGACACAAATTATTCGGAGGTTCAAAGAGCGGAAGAATTAAGCAGAAACGGAAATCATCAAGAAGCATTAGCTATTTTTAAAAACCTGATTTCTCAAAACAGACTAACAGAACTACATCACGAAAGTTACGGTTGGGTAATCTACCGATATATAAAAGCAGAAGAAAGCAATCTTTCATCGGTTGAAGTAAGAACGTTTTTTAGAGATTATATGAACTTAAAGAATGAAAGACCGTCAATGCTTCATTCTATGATTTTAAATTTTGCTTTAAACTATTCAAAAACACACAGCGACTTTAAGTTTTACAACTTTTTCCTTTTGTGGAATCCTGACAATCTTCGCTACGAAGATTTGCACGATGGATATAAAGACGGAAAAGATATTCCTTCGCTTATTTCACGCATTTGCAGAGAGTTTGTAAATTCAGACACCGAAATAAACATTGAAGAATTTTTAAGCAAAATTGACCTTGGCAAAGAAACCGTCTTAGACTTTTTCAGAGAAACCATTTTTTGGAATATTTTCAATGCTCACAAGGAAAATAAATTTTCCGAATTGTGGAATTTGTTTGAGCAATACAATAACAATTACTCCAAACACGGACAATCAAAATGGCATTCCGAAATTTTAAGTCTTGCTGAAAGATTTATGAAAGAAAATGACGAATGGCGTTTTCTAAATTTTTTCAAGAATTGGAATCCCGAAAATTTAAGAACTGACGATTGGAAAGAAACAAAAAAAGACGAACACATATACAAACCATTAGCAACAAAAGCAATTAAAAAGGCTTTTGAAGTTATGAAAACTCAAACATCTGAACAGAATTCATCTTGGCTTATTCAGCCTTATGAAAAAGCAATCAAATTATTTCCTGACGATGAATGGTTGTTACGAGAAAAAGCCTTGCTTCATTTCAAAAACAACGAATTAGAATTAGCAATCAAAATATACAAACAACTTGTTTTGGAACTTGCAGACAAACATTACGTTTGGCAAGAATTTTCAGATTGTATTGTTTCCGAGAATTCCTTAAAAATCGGAATGTTGTCAAAAGCATTGAGTTTAGAAAAAAACGAAGATTTTTTAGGCGACATTCATTTGGATTTAGCAAAGGTTCTAATTGACGAAAACCTATTAGAAAACGCACTTGTAGAACTTGAAGCATACAAGAAACATCGGGAAATAAAAGGTTGGAAATTGTCATCGGTTTTTGACGAATTACACAAAAAGGCAAGTTCGGTTAAACAAAGTCTAAAAGACAATCAGGAACTATACAAAAAATACATTCCTTTTGCTGAAAGCTTTGCGTATGCTGATTTTGATTGTACAGAAGTTGTTCTCGCAGACAAATGGAGAGACGAAAAAGGAAAAGAGCGTTTGACTTTTACTGACGGAAAAACAATAGAGTTTGCAATTAGTAAAAATCGTTTTGAAGTATTGAAACAATCCGAATTAGGGCAGATTTTCAAATTCAAACTTTACAAGCAGGAAATTAAAAAAGAAGTTGAAGCAAAGTTCGCTTGGTTTGGCAAAACTGTTATTACAGAATACAAGTATATTCCACTCATTGCGGACAAGACGGAAAAAAAACATTGGGAAATACTGAATGACATTTTTGCGGTTGTTGATTACATCAACAAAGAGAAAAACATCATTCACGCAATAACAACGGAAAACAAAGAAGTCTTTTTCCCACAAATCAAAAACGAATTGCAAATTGGAGATTTCGTAACAGCAAAGAGTTACATCAAAAAAGTAAAAGACGAAAACAGAACAGAACTGCGACAAATTCAGAAAATTGACAAAGGTTCTGTCATTTCAAAATTCCAAACTCAAATTGCAATCGTTGACGGAGTGAACGAGCAAAAGCAATTATTTCATTTTGTTATTTCGTCCAAGTTGCAAGGAATTGTCAGGTTCACAGAAACAAATCTAAGACCAAGCGAAGGCGATTTTATTAAACTTTCATTTGCTACAAAAACGGACAAAGACAAAAAAATAAGAGTGAAAATATTATCTATTGAACTAACAGAAGAAGCAAATCCAAACTTACGAAAAGACATTGTGGGCTTTTTGGAGGTAAAATACAAAGACTATAATTATGAAGAAGAAGATCCTGACTTTGCTTTTATAGGAGATTATTATGTGCCGAAATACCTTTTGGAAAAACACAACATTACTGGCGATTGCAAAGTGAATGCAAGAGCAATTTATGCAGGCGACAAATGGAAAGTAACAGAAGTTCAAAAAACATAA
- a CDS encoding ATP-dependent RecD-like DNA helicase, whose translation MISNVYSEGEFFRFGSGFLLKDLIRYINFDNNDHNKKIIFIGDNAQLPPVNMNFSPALDGRYLQENCGLVSNEFELTEVVRQKADSGILHNATKIRQSLKENIFNKLDIETDFKDINKTKYEELLSKYLQACNNTIDEETIIVAYSNSAVKGYNDFVRNHFFPNQQTITVGDKVILLSNNYNYPQMELLNGDIGFVVEVSPTPERRTTLLKRKNSKNVVEEIKVPLTFRNVTITFTDENFKKHDIECKIIENLLYSHQRDLSSDELKALYIDFKIRNKNLKIGTQPFKDALRSDKYFNALRIKFGYAITCHKAQGGEWKNTFLNCKTSMGYFNSSYFRWLYTGITRAKENLFTLDEPHFSIASNIQPPKIENIKPREDILALNTEITEIELPFDFSNQTNFVKHIYLTICEFLKDENINISDIRHTSYLEHYTFSQGNEIAIFKIHYNGQNKITRIEKPASSTIFIESVYSKLANLQNKTIIVAESKITETEFEFEQAFQKEFYEILKAKLEPFNFQIAKIEHKQYHEIYEIKKNGFTATYKFWYDGNFRFKKTELIPTRTTGLGLAEEIKELLLEKVS comes from the coding sequence ATGATTTCAAATGTTTATTCGGAAGGCGAATTTTTTAGATTTGGTTCGGGCTTTTTGCTTAAAGACTTAATTCGTTACATCAATTTTGACAACAATGACCACAACAAAAAAATAATTTTCATTGGCGACAACGCACAGTTGCCACCCGTAAATATGAATTTTTCGCCAGCACTTGACGGAAGATACTTGCAAGAAAATTGCGGACTTGTTTCAAACGAATTTGAATTGACCGAAGTTGTAAGACAAAAAGCAGACAGCGGAATACTTCACAACGCAACCAAAATTCGTCAATCTTTAAAAGAAAATATTTTCAATAAACTTGACATTGAAACAGATTTTAAAGACATCAACAAAACAAAATATGAAGAATTGTTGTCGAAATATTTGCAAGCCTGCAACAACACAATAGACGAAGAAACGATAATTGTTGCTTATTCAAATTCAGCCGTAAAAGGTTACAACGACTTTGTGAGAAATCATTTTTTTCCAAATCAACAAACAATTACAGTTGGCGACAAAGTAATTTTATTGAGTAATAACTACAATTATCCACAAATGGAATTGCTAAATGGCGACATTGGTTTTGTTGTAGAAGTTTCACCAACACCCGAAAGAAGAACAACTCTACTAAAACGGAAAAATAGCAAAAACGTAGTTGAAGAAATAAAAGTTCCGCTAACTTTTCGGAATGTTACAATTACTTTCACAGACGAAAATTTTAAGAAACACGATATAGAATGTAAAATAATTGAGAACTTATTATACTCACATCAAAGGGATTTGAGTTCAGACGAATTGAAAGCACTTTACATTGATTTCAAAATCCGAAACAAAAATTTAAAAATCGGAACACAGCCATTTAAAGACGCTTTGCGAAGCGACAAGTATTTTAACGCTTTGCGTATAAAATTTGGCTACGCCATTACTTGCCACAAAGCACAAGGCGGAGAATGGAAAAATACATTTTTGAATTGCAAAACTTCAATGGGTTATTTCAATTCAAGTTATTTCCGTTGGCTTTATACAGGAATTACAAGGGCAAAAGAAAACTTGTTTACGCTTGATGAACCGCATTTTAGCATTGCAAGCAATATTCAACCGCCCAAAATTGAAAACATAAAACCAAGAGAAGATATTCTTGCGTTAAACACAGAAATTACGGAAATAGAATTGCCGTTTGATTTTTCAAATCAAACGAATTTTGTAAAACATATTTATCTGACAATTTGCGAATTTTTGAAAGATGAAAATATAAACATCAGCGACATTCGCCACACAAGCTATTTAGAGCATTATACATTTTCGCAAGGAAACGAAATTGCGATTTTTAAAATCCATTACAATGGACAAAACAAAATCACAAGAATAGAAAAGCCTGCAAGTTCAACGATATTTATTGAAAGTGTTTATTCAAAACTTGCTAATCTTCAAAACAAGACAATTATTGTTGCAGAATCCAAAATAACCGAAACGGAATTTGAATTTGAACAAGCGTTTCAAAAAGAGTTTTACGAAATTTTAAAGGCAAAATTAGAACCGTTCAATTTTCAAATTGCGAAAATTGAACACAAACAGTATCACGAAATTTATGAAATAAAGAAAAACGGTTTTACAGCGACATACAAATTTTGGTATGACGGTAATTTTAGGTTCAAAAAAACAGAACTCATTCCAACAAGAACAACAGGTTTAGGTTTAGCGGAAGAAATTAAGGAACTCTTATTAGAAAAAGTATCTTGA
- a CDS encoding IS3 family transposase — translation MKRYRIRTRYLKKGHSHLLQGRRSIYRFIKENREVYSVEKMCEVLNVSSSCFYRWLVWPESPREQRSKALVDKIQQVHSDSKYIYGSPRITAELHKKGEMVSRSYVARLMKKHGIRSKVKKKYRVTTDSSHSYRIAENLLQRDFSADSLSQKWVSDITYIHTGKGWLYLTTVIDLADRKVIGWSLSTDMTTKNTSVQAIKMAIRNRGIKDGLIFHSDRGIQYACDEFRRVIVKNKILQSMSRKANCWDNAVAESFFKTLKAEMIYHRKFIDQQSAKLEIFGYIEGFYNTKRTHSALGYKTPKQIEEMLLEKEKMAA, via the coding sequence ATTAAGAGATACAGAATTAGAACGCGATATCTTAAAAAAGGCCATAGCCATCTTCTCCAGGGGAGACGGTCCATATACCGGTTCATAAAGGAGAACCGAGAAGTATATTCCGTAGAGAAGATGTGCGAAGTATTGAACGTTAGCAGCAGTTGTTTTTACCGTTGGCTGGTTTGGCCCGAATCCCCCAGGGAACAACGCAGTAAAGCACTTGTGGATAAAATACAGCAGGTACACAGTGACAGTAAGTATATCTATGGCAGCCCACGGATAACCGCAGAGCTGCACAAAAAAGGTGAAATGGTATCAAGAAGCTACGTAGCAAGATTGATGAAGAAACATGGGATACGAAGTAAGGTTAAGAAAAAATATAGGGTGACCACAGATTCGAGCCATAGTTATAGGATAGCTGAAAATCTCCTCCAAAGAGATTTTTCAGCGGATTCCCTATCGCAAAAATGGGTTAGCGACATTACTTACATCCATACCGGCAAAGGGTGGCTTTATCTAACAACGGTTATCGATCTGGCGGACAGAAAAGTCATTGGATGGTCTTTAAGCACCGATATGACGACTAAAAACACTTCTGTACAAGCCATCAAAATGGCTATTAGAAACCGAGGTATCAAAGATGGTCTTATCTTCCATTCGGATAGAGGGATCCAATATGCCTGCGATGAATTCAGGAGGGTAATTGTAAAAAACAAGATACTTCAAAGCATGAGTAGGAAGGCCAATTGCTGGGACAATGCAGTAGCTGAGAGCTTTTTCAAGACACTAAAGGCTGAAATGATCTACCATAGAAAATTCATCGATCAGCAATCGGCTAAATTGGAGATCTTTGGATATATTGAAGGTTTTTATAATACCAAAAGAACACATTCTGCCCTGGGATATAAAACCCCTAAGCAGATCGAAGAGATGCTATTGGAAAAAGAGAAAATGGCAGCATAA
- a CDS encoding transposase produces MHRKFDDSFKIMAVDLSVVKGSVADVAKELDIDPSLLSKWRRNPRYNGNKVLPDNPKISPEEQELRILRKKLRDTELERDILKKAIAIFSRGDGPYTGS; encoded by the coding sequence ATGCATAGAAAATTTGATGATTCGTTTAAGATAATGGCGGTCGATTTGAGCGTTGTTAAGGGATCTGTAGCCGATGTAGCTAAGGAATTAGACATAGACCCCAGTTTACTGAGTAAATGGCGTAGAAATCCACGTTATAATGGGAATAAGGTTTTACCTGACAATCCCAAGATCAGTCCGGAGGAGCAGGAGTTAAGGATTTTACGCAAGAAATTAAGAGATACAGAATTAGAACGCGATATCTTAAAAAAGGCCATAGCCATCTTCTCCAGGGGAGACGGTCCATATACCGGTTCATAA